GCTGATCGCATATCCCATACCCTCCACACCCACCGCAGAGATCTTGGCGCTGGTGATTCCGACCACTTCGCCTGCCATATTGACCAAAGGCCCGCCGCTGTTGCCCGGATTGATGGCGGCAGATGTCTCGATGAGATCAAACAGGGATTCCCCCTGATCTGCCGACAAGGACACGTTCATTCCGCTGACAATGCCCTGCTTGGCTCTCAATCCTTGCCCCAGAGGATTGCCTATAGCCACCACCCACTCACCAACTCGCATGCTCGATGAATCGCCGACTTTGGCCACCGGCAGATCTTTGGCATCTATTTCGACGATGGCCAGATCAGCCACAGAATCTCCATGAATCACTTCCGCTTCGAACGCTCTCCCATCAGCCAGCCCTACCGTAACCTTTTGGGCTCCCTCAACTACATGATTGTTGGTGACGATAAGGCCGTCTTCCCGATATATCCAACCCGATCCGGCACCTTCCTGCACCTGTTGTCCATAGAAATAATTGTAAGTTGTAGACTCGGTATTGATGGTAACCACCGATGGGTAAACCGCCGCCACCATGTCAGCCAGGGAGGGTACTGCAGACGTTGATACACTAGCAGGTGTTGTTGCAGTAAAACTGACCGCTGGAGTTGGCGCAACAGTTGTCGGGGTTGAGGTTGGCGATTTTTCACTGCTCCCATTGCCGCACGCAACCATCAAAATCAGCACTATCGCCACGAAGACAAGCAAAACTCTTTTCACGTGCTAACCTCCTCGATTAACCCGGGTCGGTTGATTTCAGTTTCAGCCATCTCGGAGATATCCTCAGCATCCGTTGCGGTTCCAAGCATCCGAAAAGCAAGATTATAGACCTGCCCCTGATACCTCTCCACAAACACGTTGAAACAGTCCAGATCGCCATCCTTGCTTTGTTGGACCAGGTCGTCCTCTTAGGCCAATCGATGCCATATTCATCCGTGTGTGTTGCCCAAGCAATGGATTTCCTCCAGGGACGACTACAAGAATCGCCCCCACAAGAGACGCACTTCCTCTTCCCGGTCCCAAGCCATGAAAGGCCTCCAGAACAGATACTCCATCTCTCGTCACATCATGGAACTCGCGTTAACGTGCCCGCTAGAGGAACAGCCTCGGGTGTGCCATTTGCTGGCGGTTCCGCAGGCACACCTTCTGGTGGCATCGTTCTGCTGGCCATCAGATATTCCTGGATTTGCTGGACCTCATCCTCAGTCAAAATGCCTGCAGTTACTGCGCTGTCCCACACCCTCATGGTATCCATCTCTGTGCCTTCACTTTCTGCCACCATTTCTTGTATCGTTTCCGCTTGCCCGGCAGTTAATATCCCCTCTGTAACAAGCGCCTCAAGCTGCGAATCCATCATATCGCTGATACTTCCGAATGAGGGGGGTTGTCTGCTCCCAGGTGTGGATGGTGTTCCTTCCGCAGGCACAGAGGTCGCCTCTGCATTGGAAATACTATTTCCGGAGTCAGTCGTCTGCGTGTTCTGAGGAGCGGATTGCGTCGGCTCCACAAGCGTTGATGCCTCTTCTGTATCGGAATCACTGCCGCAGCCATAGGCCACCAAACCAATTCCGGCAATCACGACAGTGGCCACGGCCACCGCTATTGTCTTTATCCGATTATTCACCATGATTAGTCATTCCCCCCTTTGAATAAGTTCTTGGTTCTTCTTCCTGCTTTAGTCGCCTTCCGCCGGGCTTTCGCTACGGCCGGAAGATACTGGCGGTAACTGCATTGCAGACAGCATTCATACCAACCACCAAAGCAAAAGTCCCACTCTAGAAAGACATTACCCTGACATCTTAAGCAACTCTTGATTTCCCCCATGGTTTCACTGTCTCCTTTTCGATCTGGTATCCACTGTTTTGCTGCAGGCTTCTGGATGATCTACGTGTGAATTTCAGAAGGCTCTTTAAGTCAGGCATCAGTTCGCAGCCGGTGTGCAGTGTTGCGTCAACTGATGCTTGGCTTTTGGTTTACTCGTACCTCAAGGCATCAATCGGGTTCAATTTGGATGCTCTCATGGCCGGATATAGCCCGGAGACGAGCCCGATGGCCACCGCCACCCCGAACGCCAGCATGATCGAGTTCGGGGTGACCACTGTTTGGATGGTTTGCTGGCTGAGTGTGATCGAGCCGGAGAGCAGGTGTGAAACGCCAATCCCGACTCCGATGCCAATCAACCCGCCGACGATGCTGATGGTCGATGCTTCCAGCAAGAATTGCGTCAGAATATGACGGCGCTTGGCGCCCACTGCTTTGCGGATTCCGATTTCCCTCGTGCGTTCGGTGACCGATACCAGCATGATGTTCATAATCCCCAACCCGGCCACCAGAAGTGCGATGCCTGCGGTTACTGTCAGCAAGGAGGTAAGAGTGTCACTGGTTTCGGTGAGGGTGGCCTCGATTTCCTCCTGACTGGTGATGGAGAAATCATCCTCATCGCCCAGCATAATCTCGTGCTCTTGGCGCAAAACCGCGGAGACCTGTTCAATGGCCCGATCATTCTTGCTGCTCGAGACCGCTTGCAGGTAGATGGTGCTGATCACATGATCCCCAGAACTGGTCCGCTGCGGGTTGAGCCGGTACATCACCGTGGTAATAGGGACATACACCAAATTATCGGATCCCATCATGCCACCTTCGCTTTCCAGAACACCCACTACGGTGAACAGTTTACTGGAAAGCTTCAGCGTTTGGCCGACGGGGTCCGTATCGGGAAAGAGGGTCTCGGCAATGCTGCTGCCTAAGACGCAGACATTTGATTTGCTGTCCACATCATCCTGGGTAATGAATTGTCCCTCGGCTACGGTTTTTTTGCGCACTTGTTCATATTGCGGAGTTACACCATAGACCCTGGCGCGGGTGTTTTCGCCGCCAAAAACGAGTTGGGCTGAGGTGGAAGCCTCCGGAGCCACAGACTTGACGGCGGTGATATCCGGAGAACTGGCAATAGTCTCCGCATCCTCGTACGTTAGCGTGGTAGCACTGCCAGCCCCCTGTCGGACGAACCCTTGAGATGAAGACCCGGGAGATACAGTGAGCAGATTAGACCCCATTTGTCCGATCTGATCCAGCACCATCTGTTTCGATCCCTGCCCCACCGATGTCAGAGCGATCACTGAAGCGATACCGAGGATCACTCCCAGGATGGTCAGGAAAGATCTCAGCCGGTTGGCAAGGATACCGCGAAGCGCTACCGGCAGCGTTGCGAGTTGCGCTATCATCGCAGCACCTCCTCGTTGTTCACCAGCCCGTCTCGGATGGTGATGATGCGGTTGCAATATTCCCCGATCTCCCGTTCGTGCGTGACCATCACGATAGTAATGCCGTCCCGTCTGTTGAGTTCCTCAAATATTTTCATGATCTCATCNNNNNNNNNNNNNNNNNNNNNNNNNNNNNNNNNNNNNNNNNNNNNNNNNNNNNNNNNNNNNNNNNNNNNNNNNNNNNNNNNNNNNNNNNNNNNNNNNNNNACAACCTGGTTCATTCCGCTTCTGCTGATTGCCTTCGTCAGTACCAGCAAAACGTTTTCCGCTTGCATCGACGTGATCTCAATGGTAGCTGACATGCCATCCCTTATCCCGAGCCCCTCCACATCCGGGAGTTCAATAGCCAGAGCATACGTAACCACACCGGACTGCGATGCGGCCAATGTACCCACCGCTGTCACCTTGCCCCTGATCATGACATTGGTCAAGGCATCAAAGGTAATCATAGCCGTTTGTCCGGCCTTAACGCTGGCCACATCAGTCTCATCAACCGAGGCATCGACTGTCACCACGCTGGTGTTTACCAGGGTGATGATGGTTTCTGTAGAGGTCACCCTGTCACCCACATCGGCATTGACCGCAGCAATAACGCCATCGAAGGGGGCCACAATAGTCGCCGCCTCGAGCTGGTCATTGGCCTCATCCACCGATACCTGAGCGTTATCCACTTTGATTTGCAACAGTTCAATATCATAGCCCGCCTCCAGATAAGCCAAATCATCCTGAGCTTGAGCCAGATTCGCTTTGGCAGTCATCACCGCAATCTGCTTTTGCTGGATTACTACTGAATCCGCTTGCACTGCTGCCAGATTCTCCTCTGCTTCGTTGAGTGTTGCCTGAGCCTTGGTCGCATTGCTTTCAGCGTTGGCCAAAGAGCTGGCAATGGTTCCCTGGGTCACTTCCAGAGT
The window above is part of the Dehalococcoidia bacterium genome. Proteins encoded here:
- a CDS encoding trypsin-like peptidase domain-containing protein, with product MKRVLLVFVAIVLILMVACGNGSSEKSPTSTPTTVAPTPAVSFTATTPASVSTSAVPSLADMVAAVYPSVVTINTESTTYNYFYGQQVQEGAGSGWIYREDGLIVTNNHVVEGAQKVTVGLADGRAFEAEVIHGDSVADLAIVEIDAKDLPVAKVGDSSSMRVGEWVVAIGNPLGQGLRAKQGIVSGMNVSLSADQGESLFDLIETSAAINPGNSGGPLVNMAGEVVGITSAKISAVGVEGMGYAIS
- a CDS encoding ABC transporter permease; this encodes MIAQLATLPVALRGILANRLRSFLTILGVILGIASVIALTSVGQGSKQMVLDQIGQMGSNLLTVSPGSSSQGFVRQGAGSATTLTYEDAETIASSPDITAVKSVAPEASTSAQLVFGGENTRARVYGVTPQYEQVRKKTVAEGQFITQDDVDSKSNVCVLGSSIAETLFPDTDPVGQTLKLSSKLFTVVGVLESEGGMMGSDNLVYVPITTVMYRLNPQRTSSGDHVISTIYLQAVSSSKNDRAIEQVSAVLRQEHEIMLGDEDDFSITSQEEIEATLTETSDTLTSLLTVTAGIALLVAGLGIMNIMLVSVTERTREIGIRKAVGAKRRHILTQFLLEASTISIVGGLIGIGVGIGVSHLLSGSITLSQQTIQTVVTPNSIMLAFGVAVAIGLVSGLYPAMRASKLNPIDALRYE